A stretch of the Arachis stenosperma cultivar V10309 chromosome 6, arast.V10309.gnm1.PFL2, whole genome shotgun sequence genome encodes the following:
- the LOC130933289 gene encoding probable indole-3-pyruvate monooxygenase YUCCA10, which produces MVEKAEVIIVGAGTSGLAAAACLTQKSVPFTLLEREDCFASLWQKYTYDRLHLHLGKKVCELPFLPFPDSYPRYVPKKLFIEYLDSYVKHFNINPLYHRSVELAEFDEVDRKWKVKAKNRSSGEVEEYSGRFLVVATGETAEPRVPRVEGLESFKGKVMHSTGYKNGKEFKDEHVLVVGSGNSGMEIALDLSNFGAKPSIIVRSPVHILSRNMMYYSGMLLKYLSLSTVEKLLVIVSRIVYGDLSKYGLPWPSEGPFTMKIKYGKFPIIDLGTIKKIKHGEIQVLSAEIEKVRGNEVLFKDGKCHSFDSIIFCTGFNRSTQRWLKGGDDLLNENGLVKASNCSNYWKGKNNLYCVGLAQKGFFGANSDAQNVANDIASLLN; this is translated from the exons atggtgGAAAAAGCAGAAGTGATAATAGTAGGTGCTGGAACTTCAGGTTTAGCTGCTGCAGCATGCTTAACACAAAAATCAGTACCATTCACTCTTCTCGAAAGAGAAGATTGTTTTGCTTCCTTATGGCAAAAATACACCTATGACCGTCTTCACCTTCACCTTGGAAAAAAAGTGTGTGAGCTTCCCTTTCTTCCATTCCCTGATTCCTACCCTCGCTATGTTCCTAAGAAGCTCTTCATTGAGTATTTAGACTCATATGTGAAGCACTTCAACATCAACCCTTTGTACCACAGATCTGTGGAGCTTGCGGAGTTTGATGAGGTGGATCGGAAGTGGAAGGTGAAGGCTAAGAATAGAAGCTCCGGTGAGGTTGAAGAGTATTCTGGAAGGTTCTTGGTGGTGGCTACTGGGGAGACTGCCGAGCCACGTGTCCCTCGGGTTGAAGGTTTGGAGAGTTTCAAAGGGAAAGTGATGCACTCCACAGGATACAAGAATGGGAAGGAGTTCAAAGATGAACATGTTCTTGTTGTTGGTTCTGGTAATTCTGGCATGGAGATTGCTTTGGATTTGTCCAATTTCGGTGCCAAACCTTCCATCATTGTTCGAAGCCCG GTTCATATTCTATCAAGGAATATGATGTATTATTCAGGGATGTTGTTGAAGTATTTGTCCCTAAGCACAGTGGAGAAGCTGCTTGTTATAGTGAGTAGGATAGTGTACGGGGATCTGAGCAAGTATGGGTTACCTTGGCCAAGTGAAGGACCTTTCACCATGAAAATCAAGTATGGCAAGTTTCCTATCATTGACTTGGGAACTATCAAGAAAATCAAGCATGGAGAGATTCAG GTGTTATCGGCAGAAATAGAGAAAGTTAGAGGTAACGAAGTATTGTTTAAAGATGGCAAGTGTCACTCATTTGATTCGATCATATTCTGCACTGGCTTCAATAGATCAACACAAAGGTGGCTCAAG GGGGGTGATGATCTTCTGAATGAGAATGGTTTAGTTAAGGCAAGTAATTGTTCAAATTACTGGAAGGGTAAGAACAATTTATACTGCGTTGGACTTGCACAGAAAGGATTCTTTGGAGCTAACAGTGATGCTCAAAATGTAGCAAATGATATTGCCTCACTTCTCAATTAA